The Barnesiella intestinihominis YIT 11860 genome includes a window with the following:
- a CDS encoding NADH:ubiquinone reductase (Na(+)-transporting) subunit B: protein MKALKNYIDKIKPHFEPGGKLSMFQSVFEGFESFLFVPNTTSRSGVHIHDSIDSKRTMIVVIIALLPAMLFGMYNVGYQHYLSIGELASTSFWSIFFFGFLAVLPKIVVAYVVGLGIEFTAAQIRHHEIQEGFLVSGMLIPMIVPVDTPLWMIAVATAFAVIFAKEVFGGTGMNIFNIALVTRAFLFFAYPSKMSGDEVFIRTSDTFGLGAGQIVEGFSGATPLGQAATHSGGPLQLTDILGNPLSLNDMFLGFIPGSIGETSTLAILIGGAILLITGIASWRVMLSVFAGGIFMSYICNWFANPDIYPAAQLSPACQICLGGFAFAAVFMATDPVTGSRTNTGKYIFGFLVGVLAILIRVFNTGYPEGAMLAVLLMNAFAPLIDYFVVEANIRHRLKRAKNLTK, encoded by the coding sequence TTGAAAGCTTTAAAGAATTATATAGACAAAATCAAGCCTCATTTTGAACCGGGAGGAAAATTGTCTATGTTCCAATCTGTGTTCGAAGGGTTTGAATCATTCCTTTTTGTTCCCAACACCACATCACGATCCGGTGTTCACATTCATGACAGTATAGACTCTAAACGAACGATGATTGTCGTTATCATCGCTTTATTGCCTGCAATGCTATTCGGCATGTATAACGTAGGCTATCAACATTACTTGTCGATAGGAGAATTGGCTAGCACCTCATTCTGGTCAATATTCTTCTTCGGCTTTTTGGCAGTTTTACCCAAAATCGTCGTAGCATACGTAGTTGGATTGGGAATAGAGTTTACCGCCGCCCAAATACGGCATCATGAAATACAAGAAGGATTCCTCGTTTCGGGCATGCTCATTCCCATGATCGTACCAGTAGATACACCCTTGTGGATGATCGCCGTCGCGACTGCCTTTGCCGTAATCTTCGCAAAAGAGGTATTCGGAGGTACGGGAATGAATATTTTCAATATAGCGTTGGTAACAAGGGCATTCCTCTTCTTCGCTTATCCATCAAAAATGTCCGGTGACGAAGTCTTTATCCGCACGAGCGATACATTCGGATTAGGAGCCGGTCAAATAGTAGAAGGTTTTTCGGGGGCTACCCCTCTCGGACAAGCCGCTACCCATTCAGGAGGGCCACTCCAACTAACCGATATATTGGGAAATCCCCTTTCCTTGAATGACATGTTCCTCGGATTTATACCCGGTTCCATAGGAGAGACTTCAACATTAGCCATACTCATCGGTGGAGCCATACTGCTAATTACCGGGATAGCCAGTTGGAGAGTCATGCTCTCTGTTTTTGCAGGAGGCATTTTCATGAGCTACATTTGTAACTGGTTCGCCAACCCCGACATTTATCCGGCAGCACAGCTTTCGCCGGCCTGTCAAATATGTTTGGGAGGATTTGCATTCGCCGCCGTATTCATGGCTACCGACCCCGTAACCGGGTCAAGGACTAATACAGGGAAATATATATTCGGATTTTTAGTCGGCGTATTAGCGATTTTAATCCGGGTATTCAATACCGGATACCCCGAAGGCGCCATGCTGGCAGTCCTGCTCATGAACGCTTTTGCTCCTCTCATAGATTACTTCGTAGTCGAAGCCAACATTCGCCACAGACTCAAACGAGCAAAAAACTTGACAAAATAA
- the nqrC gene encoding NADH:ubiquinone reductase (Na(+)-transporting) subunit C, whose product MNKQGNTYTIIYTSVMVIAVAFILAFAAIGLKPAQERNIAIDKMSQILNSVNIASTPENAQELYGKYIDDSFIINSKGELAKGESFSINIADQLKLPENRQTLPVFIYTDNNESPKYIIPLSGSGLWGPIWGYISVENDGNTVYGAYFAHQGETPGLGAEIEKPQFQEQFQGKHFFIDGNFTSIAVEKAGQKPQNGADYVDAVSGGTITSKGVQTMLQKCVKPYAKFLESLNSKNI is encoded by the coding sequence ATGAATAAACAAGGTAATACATACACAATTATTTATACCTCGGTCATGGTTATTGCCGTAGCTTTTATTTTGGCCTTTGCAGCGATAGGACTAAAACCTGCACAGGAACGAAACATCGCTATTGACAAGATGAGCCAAATACTCAACTCCGTAAACATCGCATCGACACCCGAGAACGCTCAGGAGTTATACGGAAAATATATCGACGATTCTTTTATAATCAATTCGAAAGGCGAATTGGCAAAAGGGGAATCTTTCTCGATAAACATTGCAGATCAACTGAAACTGCCTGAAAATCGACAAACCTTGCCCGTATTCATCTACACCGACAATAACGAGTCTCCCAAATACATTATCCCTCTTTCCGGTAGCGGGCTATGGGGACCCATTTGGGGATACATATCGGTAGAAAACGATGGCAATACGGTTTATGGTGCTTATTTCGCTCATCAAGGCGAAACCCCGGGTCTCGGAGCCGAAATAGAAAAACCTCAGTTTCAAGAACAGTTTCAAGGGAAACACTTTTTCATAGACGGCAATTTTACCTCCATCGCTGTTGAAAAAGCAGGACAAAAGCCCCAAAACGGAGCCGACTATGTCGATGCTGTTTCAGGAGGGACAATCACAAGTAAAGGAGTACAAACCATGCTTCAAAAATGTGTAAAGCCTTATGCCAAATTTTTAGAATCGCTTAATTCAAAGAATATATAA
- a CDS encoding NADH:ubiquinone reductase (Na(+)-transporting) subunit D, which translates to MLSKKNKEILLGPLSKNNPVIVQILGICSALAVTAKLEPALVMAVSVTAVVAFANVIISLLRNTIPNSIRIIVQLVVVAALVIIVDQILKAYMYQVSKQLSVFVGLIITNCILMGRLEAFALSHKPWESFLDGIGNGIGYGIILVIVAFFRELLGSGTLFGYPVIPQQLYDWGYQNNGLMILPPMALITVACIIWVHRSRNKDLQQ; encoded by the coding sequence ATGTTGTCAAAAAAGAACAAAGAGATTCTCTTAGGCCCCCTTTCCAAGAATAACCCGGTTATCGTACAAATATTAGGTATTTGCTCGGCATTAGCCGTCACGGCTAAACTCGAACCGGCTCTTGTTATGGCAGTATCGGTTACCGCCGTGGTCGCATTTGCCAACGTCATCATCTCGTTACTGCGAAACACGATACCCAACAGTATCCGCATCATCGTTCAATTAGTCGTCGTCGCCGCACTGGTAATTATCGTAGACCAAATTCTCAAAGCCTATATGTACCAAGTGAGCAAACAGCTCTCGGTGTTCGTGGGACTTATCATTACCAACTGCATCCTCATGGGTCGTCTCGAAGCCTTCGCTCTGAGTCATAAACCGTGGGAGTCGTTCTTAGACGGTATAGGAAATGGAATAGGATACGGAATCATATTAGTCATAGTCGCCTTTTTCAGAGAACTGCTAGGTTCGGGTACGCTATTCGGATATCCGGTCATACCTCAACAATTATACGATTGGGGCTATCAGAACAACGGTTTAATGATACTTCCGCCTATGGCCCTTATTACCGTAGCTTGTATCATTTGGGTACACCGTTCTCGAAATAAAGATTTGCAACAATAA
- the nqrE gene encoding NADH:ubiquinone reductase (Na(+)-transporting) subunit E, whose product MENLNLFVKSIFIDNMIFAYFLGMCSYLAVSKNVKTAFGLGIAVTFVLAITLPVNYLLETYVLKAGALKWLGAEYAQLDLSFLSLIMFIAIIASMVQLVEMFVEKYSPSLYASLGIFLPLIAVNCAILGGSLFMQQRNFPSVTSATVYGIGSGIGWMLAIVCLAAIREKLSYSNIPAPLRGIGITFIITGLMGIAFMSFLGIKL is encoded by the coding sequence ATGGAAAATTTAAATCTGTTCGTCAAGTCTATTTTTATAGACAATATGATATTTGCCTACTTCCTCGGTATGTGTTCCTATTTGGCCGTATCGAAGAATGTAAAAACAGCCTTTGGACTGGGTATCGCCGTGACCTTTGTACTAGCAATTACTTTGCCGGTCAATTATCTGTTAGAGACCTATGTTTTGAAAGCTGGCGCTTTGAAATGGTTAGGAGCCGAATACGCTCAACTCGATTTGAGCTTCCTGAGCCTAATCATGTTTATCGCTATTATTGCCTCGATGGTACAATTGGTCGAAATGTTCGTAGAAAAATATTCACCCTCCCTATACGCCTCCTTAGGAATATTCCTGCCGCTGATTGCTGTAAACTGCGCCATATTGGGAGGCTCGCTATTCATGCAACAACGCAACTTCCCCTCTGTTACGAGCGCGACCGTTTACGGGATAGGTTCTGGAATAGGCTGGATGCTCGCCATCGTATGCTTAGCGGCCATTCGAGAAAAATTAAGTTATTCAAACATACCGGCTCCATTGCGAGGTATAGGTATCACATTTATCATTACAGGACTAATGGGTATCGCCTTTATGAGCTTTTTAGGAATTAAACTTTAA
- the nqrF gene encoding NADH:ubiquinone reductase (Na(+)-transporting) subunit F, producing MTSTIISSIVLFLGVSILLVVILLVAKKYLVPSGKATITINNDKQIEVETGSSLLSTLSNEKIFLPSACGGGGSCAQCRCQVLEGGGEILPTEQVHFSRKQQLNHWRLGCQVKVKNDMKIIVPESVLGVKEWECEVISNKNVATFIKEFIVALPPGEHMNFIPGSYAQIKIPAYTMDYDKDIDKSLIGDEYLPSWEKFGLFGLKCKNTEPTIRAYSMANYPAEGDRIMLTVRIATPPFKPKPQVGFQDVMPGIASSYIFTLKPGDKVIMSGPYGDFHPIFDSKNEMMWIGGGAGMAPLRSQIMHMTKTLHTTDRKMSYFYGARALNEVFYLQDFLDLEKEFPNFSFHLALDRPDPAADAAGVKYTPGFVHQVIYNTYLKDHEAPEDIEYYMCGPGPMSKAVEKMLWDLGVPEENLMYDNFGG from the coding sequence ATGACAAGTACTATCATATCGAGTATCGTTTTATTCTTGGGTGTATCGATACTTTTAGTCGTGATACTGCTCGTTGCAAAAAAATATCTTGTCCCGTCGGGGAAAGCGACAATCACCATCAATAACGACAAGCAAATCGAAGTCGAAACAGGGAGCAGTTTACTAAGCACGCTATCTAATGAAAAAATATTCCTGCCGTCGGCGTGCGGAGGCGGAGGCTCATGTGCCCAATGCCGTTGTCAGGTATTGGAAGGCGGGGGAGAAATTTTACCGACAGAACAAGTACACTTCTCCCGGAAACAACAACTGAACCATTGGCGGCTGGGCTGTCAGGTGAAAGTGAAAAACGACATGAAAATAATCGTTCCCGAATCGGTATTAGGTGTAAAAGAATGGGAATGTGAAGTGATTTCAAATAAAAACGTAGCGACTTTCATCAAGGAATTTATCGTTGCCCTGCCACCCGGAGAACACATGAATTTTATTCCGGGCTCTTATGCTCAAATCAAAATTCCCGCCTACACGATGGACTATGACAAAGATATCGATAAAAGCCTCATCGGAGATGAATACTTGCCTTCATGGGAAAAATTCGGGTTATTCGGATTGAAATGTAAAAACACGGAACCTACGATTCGCGCCTATTCTATGGCAAACTATCCGGCAGAAGGAGATCGAATCATGTTGACGGTGCGTATCGCCACACCACCGTTCAAACCGAAACCGCAGGTGGGCTTCCAAGATGTGATGCCGGGTATCGCCTCGTCATATATCTTTACGCTGAAACCGGGAGACAAAGTTATCATGAGCGGCCCTTACGGCGATTTCCACCCCATATTCGACTCCAAAAACGAAATGATGTGGATAGGCGGAGGTGCAGGTATGGCTCCATTGCGGTCACAAATCATGCACATGACCAAGACGCTTCATACGACCGACCGGAAGATGTCTTATTTCTACGGAGCCCGAGCATTAAACGAAGTATTCTACCTACAAGATTTCTTGGATCTGGAAAAAGAGTTCCCCAACTTCTCTTTCCATTTGGCACTCGACCGCCCCGATCCCGCAGCCGATGCGGCAGGAGTTAAATACACGCCGGGATTCGTTCATCAAGTTATATACAATACCTATCTGAAAGACCATGAGGCCCCGGAAGATATAGAATATTACATGTGTGGCCCCGGCCCGATGTCCAAAGCCGTAGAAAAAATGCTATGGGATTTGGGTGTACCGGAAGAAAATCTGATGTACGACAACTTCGGAGGGTAA
- a CDS encoding phosphatase PAP2 family protein, with protein MFRRIVVYICSLLLFVFPAGAEGLSRERKAVKVSGDVLLAAMPVATVATVLAMKDWTGAKQGLFTGVTTLGVSYLLKFTVKKDRPDHSNRYSFPSAHTSLLFANAAFVQRRYGWKWGAPAYVLASYVGWSRVYGRKHDWWDVAAGAVIGAGCAYIYTRPFAQNHRLVISPLTDGNSFGVYASMTF; from the coding sequence ATGTTTCGTCGAATTGTCGTGTATATATGTTCGCTCCTTTTATTTGTGTTTCCTGCCGGGGCAGAGGGTTTGAGTCGGGAACGAAAAGCTGTTAAGGTGTCGGGCGATGTATTGTTGGCTGCTATGCCCGTGGCTACGGTTGCCACTGTTTTGGCTATGAAGGACTGGACCGGGGCCAAGCAGGGGCTTTTTACGGGTGTGACGACACTCGGTGTTTCTTATTTGCTGAAATTTACGGTAAAGAAGGATCGTCCCGATCATAGCAATCGATATTCTTTTCCTTCGGCCCATACTTCTCTTCTGTTTGCCAATGCTGCTTTTGTTCAACGCAGATATGGTTGGAAATGGGGTGCTCCCGCCTATGTGTTAGCTTCGTATGTGGGTTGGAGTCGTGTGTATGGACGGAAGCACGATTGGTGGGATGTGGCGGCGGGAGCTGTTATAGGAGCCGGTTGTGCATATATTTATACTCGTCCGTTCGCTCAAAACCATAGGTTGGTTATATCGCCTCTTACCGATGGGAATTCTTTCGGGGTGTATGCTTCCATGACATTTTGA
- a CDS encoding diacylglycerol kinase family protein, translating to MENKRFSIKDRIYSFKYAGRGVVRLVSREHNAWIHCAVTVCVIVAGGLLGLSTFEWIAVILCIGAVLAAEGVNSAIEALCDKVSPEYDEAIKHTKDLAAGAVLILAVMSVIVGLLIFVPKVLSLFH from the coding sequence ATGGAAAATAAAAGATTCAGTATCAAGGATAGGATTTATAGTTTCAAGTATGCGGGGCGGGGCGTAGTTCGGCTTGTCAGCAGGGAACATAATGCATGGATACACTGTGCGGTGACCGTGTGTGTGATTGTAGCCGGGGGGCTATTGGGGCTTTCAACTTTCGAGTGGATCGCTGTAATTCTATGTATCGGAGCCGTGCTGGCAGCCGAGGGTGTCAATTCGGCTATCGAGGCATTATGCGATAAAGTGTCGCCCGAGTACGACGAAGCTATCAAGCATACGAAGGACTTGGCGGCGGGGGCCGTGTTGATATTGGCTGTCATGTCGGTGATTGTAGGTTTGTTGATTTTTGTTCCTAAGGTATTATCTCTCTTTCATTGA
- a CDS encoding site-specific integrase has protein sequence MGRRKQSKVDKSPFKLRRRKLSDGRESLFIDRTVDGKHEYEFLKLYLVPETSVKAKRENAKTLRQAEEIILAKTEDMVDDKAREEAAKDKSKMPLSDFIDLLMEEYKQRGQPSYRHLRASRTKFEKFYPGARLCDMDKKFCTDYAEWLKSEPLTPQGKPLAQATACSCFWILGIILSAAWQRGYIKNNPWKLLSFQEKIARPESKREFLTLDEVRKLENTPYVKENIRMAFLFACYCGLRVGDVTNLCWKDISVNGGRHFVSVVMQKNSKPISLPLPAKALSWLPERREPESSVFSLPSHSVLRKHLQKWAEQAGLGKHLHFHLSRHTYGTMLITAGVDLYTASKMMGHADVRPTQIYAKIIDKKKEEAVSLIDKAF, from the coding sequence ATGGGTAGAAGAAAGCAGTCAAAAGTAGATAAAAGTCCGTTCAAGTTGCGTAGAAGAAAACTCTCGGACGGTCGTGAATCCCTTTTTATAGACCGTACTGTTGACGGCAAGCACGAATACGAGTTCCTTAAACTGTATCTTGTGCCGGAAACATCCGTCAAGGCGAAACGTGAGAACGCGAAGACACTCCGTCAGGCGGAGGAGATTATTCTCGCCAAGACCGAAGACATGGTTGATGACAAGGCGCGGGAGGAAGCGGCCAAAGACAAATCCAAAATGCCGCTGTCCGATTTTATAGACTTGCTGATGGAGGAATACAAGCAACGGGGGCAGCCTTCATATCGGCATTTAAGGGCATCACGTACCAAGTTCGAGAAGTTCTATCCCGGTGCAAGGCTTTGTGACATGGACAAGAAATTCTGTACCGATTATGCCGAGTGGCTGAAATCCGAGCCTCTCACTCCGCAGGGAAAGCCGCTTGCCCAAGCCACAGCCTGTTCCTGTTTCTGGATTCTCGGCATCATCCTGTCTGCGGCATGGCAGAGAGGATATATAAAGAACAATCCCTGGAAGTTGTTGAGTTTCCAAGAAAAGATAGCGAGACCGGAGAGCAAACGTGAGTTTCTGACCCTTGATGAAGTCCGCAAGCTGGAGAATACCCCTTATGTAAAGGAGAATATACGCATGGCATTCCTGTTTGCCTGCTATTGCGGGTTGCGTGTAGGTGACGTTACGAATTTGTGCTGGAAAGACATATCGGTCAACGGCGGACGGCACTTTGTATCGGTAGTAATGCAAAAAAACTCCAAACCCATATCGCTTCCGCTTCCTGCCAAAGCATTGTCGTGGCTTCCTGAGCGCAGAGAACCGGAGTCTTCCGTATTCTCGCTTCCGTCACATAGCGTCCTACGGAAGCATTTACAGAAATGGGCGGAACAGGCCGGACTGGGCAAACATCTTCATTTCCACCTGAGCCGCCATACCTATGGCACGATGCTGATAACCGCAGGGGTTGACCTTTATACCGCAAGCAAGATGATGGGACATGCCGATGTACGTCCCACACAAATCTACGCCAAAATCATAGACAAGAAAAAAGAGGAAGCGGTTTCATTGATAGATAAAGCATTTTAG
- a CDS encoding site-specific integrase yields the protein MTANKKSSKLKEPVRVRTKKLADGSESYYLDIYVNGKRSYEFLKMYHLPEVNARVREQNRATREAVEAIKSQRIIEITNSKAGIKSKSAWQKLTLADWLEKFYAIQERKGIKRVEKLGSIIKIINQYGKSTRMGDIDKKWVLGFIDWIQHTYTGRHGKPLEQGTVVSYISQLSIALNAAVRAEWLDENPFMLLSASERVKKPESKRQFLTIEEVKLLIATECRNKTVKQAYLFSCYCGLRLSDMETLCWKDIICNDGRYMIATVQQKTSTPIYTPLSQNAVKWLPERKPDNNDETLVFAELPSRPTTNKILKQWVEKAGIDKKITYHTSRHTFGTMMMTVGADLYTTCKLMGHADVRTTQIYAKIVDSKKIEAVDMVDRMFEREEATD from the coding sequence ATGACAGCAAACAAGAAATCAAGCAAACTGAAAGAGCCTGTAAGAGTGCGCACCAAGAAACTTGCTGACGGCTCTGAATCGTACTACCTTGACATCTATGTCAACGGCAAACGGAGTTATGAGTTTCTGAAAATGTACCACTTGCCGGAAGTAAACGCAAGGGTCAGGGAGCAGAACCGCGCCACCCGTGAAGCAGTCGAGGCCATCAAGTCTCAACGTATCATCGAGATTACAAACTCCAAAGCCGGAATCAAGAGCAAATCAGCGTGGCAGAAACTCACGCTGGCGGACTGGCTGGAAAAATTCTATGCCATTCAGGAGCGCAAAGGAATCAAGCGTGTCGAGAAACTGGGAAGCATCATAAAAATCATCAACCAATATGGCAAAAGCACAAGGATGGGTGACATTGACAAGAAATGGGTACTCGGCTTCATTGACTGGATCCAGCACACTTATACAGGCAGGCATGGTAAACCACTTGAACAGGGAACTGTCGTGTCTTACATTTCCCAACTCTCCATAGCCCTGAACGCCGCAGTCAGGGCAGAGTGGCTGGACGAGAATCCGTTCATGTTGTTGTCCGCTTCGGAGCGGGTCAAGAAGCCGGAGTCGAAACGCCAGTTCCTTACCATTGAGGAAGTGAAACTTCTTATCGCTACGGAATGCCGCAACAAGACTGTCAAGCAAGCCTACCTGTTCTCATGCTACTGCGGGCTGCGCCTGAGCGACATGGAAACTCTTTGCTGGAAAGATATTATTTGCAATGACGGCAGGTATATGATTGCCACCGTGCAGCAGAAGACATCTACGCCCATTTATACGCCGCTCTCGCAAAATGCCGTCAAGTGGCTGCCTGAACGAAAGCCTGATAATAATGATGAAACACTTGTGTTTGCAGAACTGCCATCACGACCCACAACCAACAAGATACTCAAACAATGGGTGGAAAAGGCGGGCATTGACAAGAAAATCACCTACCACACAAGCCGTCATACCTTCGGAACGATGATGATGACCGTTGGAGCCGACCTTTATACCACCTGCAAGCTGATGGGTCATGCCGATGTGCGCACAACGCAGATTTACGCCAAAATTGTCGACAGCAAGAAGATTGAAGCGGTGGATATGGTGGACAGGATGTTTGAGCGGGAAGAAGCCACAGATTAG
- a CDS encoding ATP-binding protein: protein MIFKRKIYDELLRWKRTDEGRTAVLIQGARRVGKSTVAEEFATNEYDTHILVDFAACSSEIRDLFNDVSDLNRIFMRLQLEYGIELKERKSAIIFDEVQLAPKARQAIKYLVKDGRYDYIETGSLISIRKNVKDILIPSEEVKVHMFPMDYEEFKWALGDTATIKLLQSCFHNRTSLGDATNRKLMRDFRLYMLIGGMPQAVASYLDTNNLEKVDSVKRSIITLYEDDFNKIDPTGNASKMFHQIPAQLTSNANRYLAWSATDGKRNSELAEIISEIKESMVVNMAYHANDPGAGMALHQAPDKYKMFVGDTGLFVTLAFWDKKFTDNTIYHKLLSDKLSADLGYVYENVIAQMLKATGHELYYYTFPTESGKHNYEVDFLIAEVDKVSPIEVKSSGYKAHASLDAFCRKFSARIKNKYLVYTKDMRKEEDILYLPAYMTMFL, encoded by the coding sequence ATGATATTCAAAAGGAAAATTTACGATGAACTTCTGCGATGGAAGCGGACAGATGAGGGCAGAACAGCCGTGCTGATACAGGGTGCAAGGCGTGTCGGGAAGTCCACCGTTGCTGAAGAATTTGCGACAAACGAATACGACACCCATATATTGGTGGATTTTGCCGCATGTTCCTCCGAAATCCGCGACTTGTTCAATGATGTATCTGACCTTAACCGTATTTTCATGCGGCTGCAACTGGAGTACGGTATAGAATTGAAAGAACGCAAGTCCGCCATAATCTTCGATGAAGTCCAACTTGCGCCTAAAGCAAGGCAGGCAATCAAATATCTTGTAAAAGACGGAAGATATGATTACATAGAAACAGGTTCGCTGATTTCAATCCGCAAGAACGTCAAGGATATTCTTATTCCAAGCGAGGAAGTCAAAGTCCATATGTTTCCGATGGACTATGAAGAGTTCAAGTGGGCGTTGGGAGATACCGCAACGATAAAGTTGCTCCAAAGTTGTTTCCACAACAGGACTTCTTTGGGTGATGCCACGAACCGTAAGTTGATGCGTGATTTCCGCTTGTATATGCTTATCGGCGGTATGCCGCAGGCTGTGGCCTCCTATCTTGACACCAACAATCTTGAAAAGGTAGACAGTGTGAAACGTTCCATCATAACATTGTATGAAGACGATTTCAATAAAATTGATCCGACCGGCAATGCTTCCAAGATGTTCCATCAGATTCCGGCACAGCTGACAAGCAACGCCAACAGGTATCTGGCATGGAGCGCAACAGATGGCAAACGTAATTCCGAACTGGCTGAAATCATTTCAGAAATCAAGGAATCAATGGTGGTCAACATGGCTTATCATGCCAATGATCCGGGTGCGGGGATGGCATTACATCAAGCTCCGGACAAATACAAGATGTTCGTTGGCGACACTGGTTTGTTCGTCACTCTTGCATTTTGGGATAAGAAGTTCACCGACAACACGATTTATCATAAGCTTCTCAGTGACAAACTGAGCGCGGATTTAGGGTATGTCTATGAGAATGTCATCGCCCAGATGTTGAAAGCCACCGGACATGAGTTGTACTATTACACATTTCCCACAGAAAGCGGAAAGCATAACTACGAAGTGGATTTTCTGATAGCCGAAGTCGACAAGGTAAGTCCCATCGAGGTGAAATCATCCGGCTATAAGGCACATGCTTCCTTGGATGCCTTTTGCAGAAAATTCTCGGCACGGATAAAAAACAAATATCTGGTTTATACGAAAGATATGCGTAAGGAAGAAGACATACTGTATCTTCCGGCATATATGACAATGTTTCTATGA
- a CDS encoding helix-turn-helix domain-containing protein, with protein sequence MESERNLMTTTEAARYLGLKPSYLYKMMMRRAIPYYKPGGKLCFFAKEDLDAWMKRVRVKSQEEIDSEAARYLAAHEKNK encoded by the coding sequence ATGGAAAGTGAACGCAATTTAATGACCACCACCGAAGCAGCCCGGTACCTCGGACTGAAACCCAGTTATCTCTACAAGATGATGATGCGCCGTGCAATCCCTTACTATAAGCCGGGAGGAAAACTTTGCTTCTTCGCCAAGGAAGACCTTGACGCTTGGATGAAACGGGTACGGGTGAAGTCGCAGGAGGAAATCGACAGCGAGGCTGCACGCTATCTGGCTGCTCATGAGAAAAACAAATGA
- a CDS encoding type B 50S ribosomal protein L31, which yields MKKGIHPDNYRPVVFKDMSNEEIFITRSTVAAKETIEIDGVTYPLVKLEITSSSHPFFTGKQKLVDTAGRVDKFMSRYGNRKK from the coding sequence ATGAAAAAAGGAATCCATCCTGATAACTACCGTCCCGTAGTTTTCAAAGACATGTCGAACGAAGAAATCTTTATCACTCGTTCAACCGTAGCAGCCAAAGAGACTATCGAAATTGATGGTGTTACTTATCCTTTGGTAAAACTTGAAATTACCAGTTCTTCACACCCGTTCTTCACCGGTAAACAGAAATTGGTGGATACGGCCGGTCGTGTAGATAAGTTCATGAGCCGTTATGGTAATCGTAAGAAGTAA